One genomic region from Sulfuriflexus mobilis encodes:
- a CDS encoding ABC transporter permease: protein MKAIDKKLWRELWGMRMQALAIAMVIIGGVAIFIMSLSTLDSLYETRESYYRNNHFAHVFAPLKRAPLSLLERIKEIPGIDKVEARVVAYVNIDVAGFTDPASAHLISLPTNSRGELNQAYLREGRLLEADRDNEILVSEEFAQAHGLQAGDKLKATINGRRKSLTIVGLALSPEYIYQIAPGAVFPDFKRYGVMWMARKPLATAYDLDGAFNDLSLTLSNDTHVEDVIDRLDDLLKPYGGRGAYARKDQLSNRFLTEELKQQRTIATVFPVIFFAVAAFLLNVVVSRLISLQREQIAALKAFGYSNFAVGLHYIKLVLMIVALGVIGGIGIGMWMGKGMSNIYMEFYSLPFMIYVLNPQVIIAAVFISFAVAVLGTLHAVSKAVKLPPAEAMRPEPPAIYHPTIIERLGLQRFFSQPSRMILRHIERRPFKSFLTTLGIAMACSIMMIGGFQEGAIDHMVDVQFGMSQRQDMMATFTEPTSDRAMYSLLSLQGVEQVEGFRTAPARLQFRHRYYRTALEGIDPDTSLVRLFDADLQLLGLPQDGVVLTDYLAELLHIKPGDMLSIEILEGSRPTLQVPVVGTTKQYLGVNAYMQRDAMNRLLKEGDAISGTYLRVDARYLREVYAELKDIPRIAGVVEQTSAIQAFYDTMAETILFFTFITTLLGGSISFGVVYNSMRIALSERNRELASLRVLGFTRGEVAYILLGELGLLTLLAIPLGLLIGYGLCAYLAFRFDSDLYRIPLVLGTDVYAFAATVVLVSSIISGIMIWHNLARLDMVAVLKTKE from the coding sequence GTATTTGCTCCCCTGAAACGTGCACCCCTCTCATTGCTGGAACGTATTAAGGAAATTCCCGGCATCGATAAAGTCGAGGCGCGCGTAGTCGCCTATGTCAATATTGATGTGGCCGGCTTTACCGATCCAGCGAGTGCGCACCTGATTTCTTTGCCGACTAATAGCCGTGGCGAGTTAAATCAGGCCTATCTGCGCGAGGGGCGCCTGCTTGAGGCCGATCGTGATAATGAAATCCTGGTGAGTGAAGAGTTTGCCCAGGCACATGGCCTGCAAGCAGGTGACAAACTGAAGGCCACCATTAACGGTCGACGCAAATCCCTTACCATTGTCGGGCTGGCCCTGTCACCTGAATACATTTACCAGATTGCCCCCGGTGCGGTGTTCCCGGACTTTAAACGGTATGGTGTGATGTGGATGGCACGAAAGCCCCTGGCCACGGCCTATGACCTGGATGGTGCCTTCAACGACCTGAGCCTGACCCTGAGCAATGACACGCATGTAGAAGATGTTATTGACAGACTGGATGATCTGCTAAAACCCTATGGTGGCCGAGGTGCCTATGCCCGCAAGGACCAGCTTTCCAATCGTTTTCTGACTGAAGAACTCAAGCAGCAGAGAACTATCGCCACGGTGTTCCCTGTGATCTTTTTTGCGGTGGCGGCATTTTTATTAAATGTGGTGGTCAGTCGCCTCATCAGCCTGCAGCGGGAACAGATAGCGGCCCTCAAGGCATTCGGTTACAGCAATTTCGCGGTTGGCTTGCATTACATCAAACTCGTCTTAATGATTGTGGCACTCGGTGTAATCGGCGGCATCGGCATCGGCATGTGGATGGGCAAGGGCATGAGCAACATCTATATGGAGTTCTATAGCCTGCCATTTATGATCTACGTGTTAAATCCGCAGGTCATCATCGCCGCGGTCTTTATCAGCTTCGCCGTCGCCGTACTTGGCACTCTGCATGCCGTCAGCAAAGCGGTAAAACTACCACCTGCCGAGGCCATGCGACCGGAACCACCCGCTATCTATCACCCCACCATCATCGAACGTCTCGGCCTGCAGCGTTTTTTCTCCCAGCCTTCGCGCATGATTCTTCGCCATATCGAGCGACGTCCATTCAAGTCTTTTTTAACCACCCTTGGTATTGCCATGGCCTGCAGCATCATGATGATTGGAGGCTTTCAGGAAGGAGCCATCGACCACATGGTAGATGTGCAGTTTGGCATGAGTCAGCGCCAGGACATGATGGCGACGTTTACCGAGCCGACATCAGATCGGGCCATGTATTCACTGCTGAGCCTGCAAGGTGTCGAGCAGGTAGAAGGCTTTCGCACTGCCCCGGCGCGTTTGCAATTCAGGCACCGTTACTACCGTACCGCACTAGAAGGTATTGACCCGGATACTTCCCTGGTTCGTCTGTTCGATGCAGACTTGCAGCTTCTCGGCCTGCCACAAGATGGTGTTGTGCTGACCGACTACCTGGCCGAGTTACTGCATATCAAACCTGGTGACATGTTGAGTATTGAAATATTGGAAGGCAGCCGGCCCACGCTACAGGTACCAGTGGTCGGTACGACCAAACAATACCTCGGCGTCAATGCCTATATGCAGCGCGATGCCATGAACCGTTTATTAAAAGAAGGCGACGCTATCTCCGGTACCTATCTGCGCGTCGATGCCCGTTACCTGCGCGAGGTCTATGCTGAGCTGAAGGACATTCCGCGCATCGCCGGTGTGGTAGAACAGACCTCAGCGATACAAGCCTTTTATGACACCATGGCCGAGACCATTTTGTTCTTTACCTTTATTACCACCCTGTTGGGCGGCAGCATTTCCTTTGGCGTGGTCTATAACAGTATGCGTATCGCGCTGTCGGAACGGAATCGTGAACTGGCCAGTTTGCGCGTGCTGGGTTTTACGCGCGGCGAGGTCGCCTATATCCTGCTCGGTGAACTCGGCCTGCTTACCCTGCTGGCCATTCCACTCGGCCTGTTAATTGGTTATGGGCTGTGCGCCTACCTGGCTTTTCGCTTCGATTCGGACCTTTATCGTATCCCGCTGGTACTGGGGACAGATGTCTATGCCTTTGCCGCAACAGTCGTACTTGTATCATCCATCATCTCAGGCATTATGATATGGCATAACCTGGCTCGACTCGATATGGTAGCCGTACTCAAGACCAAGGAATAA